The DNA sequence AGCCGAGATCGTTTTCAAACGCAATGGAAAATACGATCAGGCTGGCTTGAACAAACTCAACCGTTTTCTGCGGGACTGGCGGCGCAATGAGCCGACCAAGATGGATCCGCGACTGTTTGACCTTGTCTGGGAAGTTTACAACAGGGTAGGTGGGCGCGACTATATCAATGTGATTTCAGCCTACCGCTCGCCTGCCACCAATGACATGCTGCGCCGGACCCGCGGCGGCCAGGCCAAGAAAAGCCAGCACATGGTCGGCAGGGCGATGGATTTTTATATCCCTGGCGTGAAACTCACCACACTTCGTAACGCTGCCATGAAAGTTCAGGGCGGTGGCGTGGGCTATTATCCAAAATCAGGATCGCCCTTCGTCCATCTTGATGTGGCGAGTGTTCGGGCCTGGCCACGTATGAGCCGGCAGGAACTCAGCAAGCTCTTCCCGGACGGCAAGACCCTCCATCTTCCGCCGGACGGCAAGCCACTTCCTGGATACAAGGTTGCCCTGGCTGACTATAAACGTCGCGGTGGAGCAATCGTGTCGACCAGTGGGGGCAATTCCAGCTCCGACAAAAAGCGCTCAGGCGGATTGCTGGCCGCACTGTTTGGCGGCGGTGACGAGGACGAAGAACCCGAAGCAATCGCAGCGGCTCCAGTTCCGAAAGCCGCGCCGCAGCAGACCGAAGTCGCGGCCTTGCCCGGCGTGTCTGCCGAAAACGCGCCGCCGGCCGAGCTGGCATTCGCGCTTCCTGCTCGGGGCCCGATGCCTGTCGCCCGTCCTACAGTCGAACAACCGGTGGTGATGGCTGCATTGGCCCCGCCGGAACCCATCTTGCCTGCACAGGCTGAAATAGAGGCGTTTGCGGCAGCCGCCAATGCGGACGTCGCAACACTCCCTCCGGCCAAAATCGATCTGGCGTCTATTCGCGCGCCGATCCCGGAATTGCTGGCTGAACGGGCTCTGGCTCCCAAGCCTGCTCCGGAAACCCCCGTTGTGGAAGTGGCCGCGTTGCCGGTCCCGAATCTGCCGGTCCCCGACCTGATCGAAACCCGCATGCTTTCTAGCGCGCCGCAGCCCGTTCAGGAAACGGAGACCGCAGCGGTGACGCCTGAACCGGCTGAGCTTTCTCCCGCCCCAGCGGCAAAGATCGCCTCATTGCCTTCTGGGGATGATTTTGTTCCGTTGCCGATCCGCAGGCCTGGAGATCGCGCCGGTGATCGTGTCCCTGCGATTGAGGTCGCATCTCTGGAGCAGGTCCCGGTTCCCGTCCAGCGCGGGGCGCGCCTTGAAGCAACATCGATATCAGCGACTGCGTCGCGCAAAGGTGACCGGCCAACAGCCAGCGCGGTGGCCGATCAGCAGCCGCGGGCGGTCCGGACCGAGCCCAAGCTGACCGATACCATGA is a window from the Hoeflea sp. IMCC20628 genome containing:
- a CDS encoding DUF882 domain-containing protein; protein product: MTTNSGLVWATWSSGVRLWGQSRTAVLSAVLRIFLLVLIAASAGLATTVGASSETRSLKLYYIHTKEKAEIVFKRNGKYDQAGLNKLNRFLRDWRRNEPTKMDPRLFDLVWEVYNRVGGRDYINVISAYRSPATNDMLRRTRGGQAKKSQHMVGRAMDFYIPGVKLTTLRNAAMKVQGGGVGYYPKSGSPFVHLDVASVRAWPRMSRQELSKLFPDGKTLHLPPDGKPLPGYKVALADYKRRGGAIVSTSGGNSSSDKKRSGGLLAALFGGGDEDEEPEAIAAAPVPKAAPQQTEVAALPGVSAENAPPAELAFALPARGPMPVARPTVEQPVVMAALAPPEPILPAQAEIEAFAAAANADVATLPPAKIDLASIRAPIPELLAERALAPKPAPETPVVEVAALPVPNLPVPDLIETRMLSSAPQPVQETETAAVTPEPAELSPAPAAKIASLPSGDDFVPLPIRRPGDRAGDRVPAIEVASLEQVPVPVQRGARLEATSISATASRKGDRPTASAVADQQPRAVRTEPKLTDTMISNWALSQERVNKMTTLPGKGRRFVVNQLRAAPTVVYANAFAPGGDLPHNEFTGSAVNFIAVARFGK